The Lacerta agilis isolate rLacAgi1 chromosome 5, rLacAgi1.pri, whole genome shotgun sequence genome has a segment encoding these proteins:
- the ATP11B gene encoding probable phospholipid-transporting ATPase IF isoform X5, with protein sequence MLRWIRQQLGFDPPHQSDNRTIYIANRFPQHGHYVPQKFAENRIISSKYTVWNFVPKNLFEQFRRIANFYFLIIFLVQLMIDTPTSPITSGLPLFFVITVTAIKQGYEDWLRHKADNEVNGAPVYVVRSGGLVKTRSKNIRVGDIVRVAKDETFPVDLVLLSSDRADGSCYVTTASLDGETNLKTHVAVPETAVLQSVANLDKLVAVIECQQPEADLYRFVGRITISEQIEEIVRPLGPESLLLRGARLKNTKEIFGVAVYTGMETKMALNYKSKSQKRSAVEKSMNSFLIIYLIILLFEAILSTILKYAWQSEEKWHEPWYNQQTDHERNSSKILRFISDFLAFLVLYNFIIPISLYVTVEMQKFLGSFFIGWDLDLYHEETNEKAQVNTSDLNEELGQVEYVFTDKTGTLTENVMQFRECSINGIKYQEINGKLVPEGLIEDFPDGIQPRLTEEEEIFLKAVCLCHTVQINNDQTDGICDSPWRSNGISSQLEYYASSPDEKALVEAARRVGVVFTGASAESMELKSCGKPERYKLLHVLAFDANRRRMSVIVESPSGEKLLFTKGAESVILPRSTSGEVEKTRIHVDEFALKGLRTLCVAYRKFTAKEYQEVEKRLFEAKTALQQREERLSEVYNFIENDLELLGATGVEDKLQDKVQETIEALRLAGIKVWVLTGDKHETAVNVSLSCGHFHRTMNILELVQHKSDSTCAEQLRQLARRIEEDHVIQHGLVVDGTSLSLALRQHEKLFMEVCRNCSAVLCCRMAPLQKAKVVRLLKTSPEKPITLAIGDGANDVSMIQEAHVGIGIMGKEGRQAVRNSDYAIARFKFLSKLLLVHGHLYYIRIATLVQYFFYKNVCFITPQFLYQFFCLFSQQTLYDSVYLTLYNICFTSLPVLMYSLFEQHVHPHVLHSKPTLYRDISKNAHLGFKPFLYWTFLGFVHAFVFFFGSYILMGEDTSLLGNGQILKSNRQMMFGNWTFGTLVFTIMVITVTMKMALETHFWTWINHFVTWGSIVFYFVFSLFYGGIIWPFLHTQDMYFVFVQLLSSGSAWFAIIIIVVTCLFFDIVKKVLYRHLQPTSTEKAQMYSSRVALSEECIALQPLSRAPSQLSKISLLRQVQVSTAWTPCAASQMEKQHVRLLEECWSE encoded by the exons CTTATGATAGATACACCTACAAGTCCAATAACCAGTGGATTGCCATTGTTTTTTGTAATAACTGTGACTGCCATAAAGCAG GGCTATGAAGATTGGTTACGCCATAAAGCAGACAATGAAGTGAATGGAGCTCCAGTGTATGTTGTTCGTAGTGGTGGCCTTGTAAAAACAAGATCAAAGAACATTCGG GTGGGAGATATTGTCAGAGTAGCCAAAGATGAAACTTTCCCTGTTGATCTCGTACTTCTGTCATCTGACAGAGCAGATGGCTCTTGCTACGTTACTACTGCAAGCTTGGATGGAGAAACTAATCTTAAG acACATGTTGCAGTCCCCGAAACAGCAGTATTGCAGTCAGTTGCCAATCTGGACAAACTTGTAGCTGTTATAGAATGTCAGCAACCAGAAGCAGATCTATACag ATTCGTTGGACGAATAACAATAAGTGAACAAATTGAGGAAATAGTACG ACCTCTTGGACCCGAAAGTCTGTTACTTCGTGGAGCAAGATTGAAAAACACCAAAGAAATTTTTG GTGTTGCAGTGTATACAGGAATGGAGACGAAGATGGCATTAAATTACAAGAGTAAATCACAGAAACGATCAGCAGTAGAAAA GTCTATGAATTCCTTTTTGATTATCTATCTAATAATCCTCCTCTTTGAAGCAATCTTGAGTACAATATTGAAATATGCCTGGCAGTCTGAAGAAAAGTGGCATGAGCCTTGGTATAACCAGCAAACTGATCATGAAAGAAACAGCAGCAAG ATTCTGAGATTTATTTCAGATTTCCTTGCTTTCCTGGTCCTTTACAACTTCATTATTCCCATTTCACTGTACGTGACTGTTGAGATGCAGAAATTTCTAGGATCTTTTTTTATTGGTTGGGATCTTGACCTCTATCATGAAGAAACAAATGAGAAGGCCCAAGTGAATACTTCAGATCTCAATGAAGAGCTGGGACAG GTGGAGTATGTGTTTACAGATAAAACTGGTACATTAACTGAAAATGTGATGCAGTTTCGGGAATGTTCCATTAATGGTATAAAGTACCAAGAGATCAATGGCAAACTGGTTCCGGAAGGGCTGATTGAGGATTTTCCAGATGGAATACAGCCTAGACTG acgGAAGAGGAAGAAATCTTCCTGAAAGCTGTTTGCCTCTGTCACACAGTGCAGATTAATAATGACCAAACTGACGGCATTTGTGATAGTCCTTGGCGTAGCAATGGCATATCCTCTCAGCTGGAGTACTATGCCTCCTCCCCAGATGAAAAGGCTTTAGTCGAAGCTGCCCGCAG GGTTGGTGTTGTGTTTACTGGAGCAAGTGCAGAAAGTATGGAGCTTAAAAGCTGTGGAAAGCCAGAAAG GTACAAATTACTACATGTTTTGGCGTTTGATGCAAATCGCAGAAGGATGAGCGTAATTGTAGAAAGCCCATCAG GTGAGAAGCTCTTATTCACCAAAGGTGCAGAATCCGTTATTCTTCCTCGCAGTACAAGTGGAGAGGTAGAAAAAACCAGAATTCATGTGGATGAATTTGCTTTG AAAGGATTAAGAACTCTGTGTGTAGCTTACAGAAAATTCACCGCTAAGGAGTATCAGGAAGTTGAAAAACGCCTTTTTGAGGCAAAAACCGCTTTACAACAGCGGGAAGAGCGATTGTCAGAGGTGTATAACTTTATAGAAAATGACCTGGAACTACTTGGAGCTACAGGAGTGGAAGACAA ACTCCAAGACAAAGTCCAAGAAACCATAGAAGCGCTCCGACTGGCAGGAATTAAAGTGTGGGTGCTCACTGGTGACAAGCATGAAACCGCTGTCAATGTCAGTTTATCTTGCGGACACTTCCATAGAACCATGAACATCCTGGAACTTGTGCAGCACAAATCAGACAGTACGTGTGCAGAGCAGCTGAGGCAGCTAGCCAGAAG AATAGAGGAGGACCATGTAATCCAGCATGGGCTGGTGGTGGACGGGACCAGCCTCTCCCTCGCACTCAGGCAGCATGAGAAGCTCTTCATGGAAGTCTGCAGAAATTGCTCTGCCGTCCTGTGCTGTCGCATGGCGCCTCTGCAGAAAGCAAAG GTTGTGCGGCTGTTGAAAACCTCTCCAGAGAAGCCTATCACGTTAGCTATAGGAGATGGAGCTAATGATGTGAGCATGATACAGGAAGCTCATGTTGGGATAG GTATTATGGGTAAAGAAGGAAGACAAGCTGTAAGAAACAGTGACTATGCAATTGCAAGATTTAAATTTCTTTCCAAATTACTTTTGGTCCACGGCCACCTTTATTATATTAGAATAGCAACCCTTGTACAGTACTTTTTTTACAAG aatgtgtgctttattaCACCACAGTTTTTATATCAATTCTTTTGCTTGTTTTCACAACAA ACTCTGTATGACAGTGTGTACCTGACTTTGTACAACATTTGTTTCACCTCCCTGCCAGTCCTCATGTACAGTCTTTTTGAGCAGCACGTGCATCCCCATGTATTACACAGCAAGCCAACGCTGTATCG AGACATCAGTAAAAATGCCCACTTGGGCTTTAAGCCTTTCCTTTACTGGACCTTCCTGGGATTTGTCcatgcttttgttttcttctttggctCATATATTCTGATGGGAGAAGACACTTCATTGCTGGGAAATGGCCAG ATATTGAAATCTAACAGGCAAATG ATGTTTGGAAACTGGACATTTGGTACTCTGGTCTTCACGATTATGGTTATAACAGTGACAATGAAG ATGGCTTTAGAGACTCATTTCTGGACCTGGATAAACCATTTTGTTACCTGGGGTTCCATTGTGTTTTACTTTGTATTCTCCTTGTTCTATGGGGGAATTAtctg GCCATTTTTGCACACCCAAGACATGTACTTCGTATTTGTCCAGTTGCTTTCCAGCGGCTCTGCTTGGTTTGCCATAATCATCATAGTTGTCACTTGTTTGTTTTTCGATATTGTGAAAAAAGTACTGTACCGACACCTGCAGCCCACAAGTACAGAAAAAGCCCAG ATGTACTCCAGCAGAGTTGCTTTAAGCGAGGAATGCATCGCACTGCAGCCATTGTCCAGGGCTCCGAGTCAGCTGAGCAAAATTAG
- the ATP11B gene encoding probable phospholipid-transporting ATPase IF isoform X8 encodes MLRWIRQQLGFDPPHQSDNRTIYIANRFPQHGHYVPQKFAENRIISSKYTVWNFVPKNLFEQFRRIANFYFLIIFLVQLMIDTPTSPITSGLPLFFVITVTAIKQGYEDWLRHKADNEVNGAPVYVVRSGGLVKTRSKNIRVGDIVRVAKDETFPVDLVLLSSDRADGSCYVTTASLDGETNLKTHVAVPETAVLQSVANLDKLVAVIECQQPEADLYRFVGRITISEQIEEIVRPLGPESLLLRGARLKNTKEIFGVAVYTGMETKMALNYKSKSQKRSAVEKSMNSFLIIYLIILLFEAILSTILKYAWQSEEKWHEPWYNQQTDHERNSSKILRFISDFLAFLVLYNFIIPISLYVTVEMQKFLGSFFIGWDLDLYHEETNEKAQVNTSDLNEELGQVEYVFTDKTGTLTENVMQFRECSINGIKYQEINGKLVPEGLIEDFPDGIQPRLTEEEEIFLKAVCLCHTVQINNDQTDGICDSPWRSNGISSQLEYYASSPDEKALVEAARRVGVVFTGASAESMELKSCGKPERYKLLHVLAFDANRRRMSVIVESPSGEKLLFTKGAESVILPRSTSGEVEKTRIHVDEFALKGLRTLCVAYRKFTAKEYQEVEKRLFEAKTALQQREERLSEVYNFIENDLELLGATGVEDKLQDKVQETIEALRLAGIKVWVLTGDKHETAVNVSLSCGHFHRTMNILELVQHKSDSTCAEQLRQLARRIEEDHVIQHGLVVDGTSLSLALRQHEKLFMEVCRNCSAVLCCRMAPLQKAKVVRLLKTSPEKPITLAIGDGANDVSMIQEAHVGIGIMGKEGRQAVRNSDYAIARFKFLSKLLLVHGHLYYIRIATLVQYFFYKNVCFITPQFLYQFFCLFSQQTLYDSVYLTLYNICFTSLPVLMYSLFEQHVHPHVLHSKPTLYRDISKNAHLGFKPFLYWTFLGFVHAFVFFFGSYILMGEDTSLLGNGQILKSNRQMMFGNWTFGTLVFTIMVITVTMKMALETHFWTWINHFVTWGSIVFYFVFSLFYGGIIWPFLHTQDMYFVFVQLLSSGSAWFAIIIIVVTCLFFDIVKKVLYRHLQPTSTEKAQMYSSRVALSEECIALQPLSRAPSQLSKIRNESLIAHSEVVK; translated from the exons CTTATGATAGATACACCTACAAGTCCAATAACCAGTGGATTGCCATTGTTTTTTGTAATAACTGTGACTGCCATAAAGCAG GGCTATGAAGATTGGTTACGCCATAAAGCAGACAATGAAGTGAATGGAGCTCCAGTGTATGTTGTTCGTAGTGGTGGCCTTGTAAAAACAAGATCAAAGAACATTCGG GTGGGAGATATTGTCAGAGTAGCCAAAGATGAAACTTTCCCTGTTGATCTCGTACTTCTGTCATCTGACAGAGCAGATGGCTCTTGCTACGTTACTACTGCAAGCTTGGATGGAGAAACTAATCTTAAG acACATGTTGCAGTCCCCGAAACAGCAGTATTGCAGTCAGTTGCCAATCTGGACAAACTTGTAGCTGTTATAGAATGTCAGCAACCAGAAGCAGATCTATACag ATTCGTTGGACGAATAACAATAAGTGAACAAATTGAGGAAATAGTACG ACCTCTTGGACCCGAAAGTCTGTTACTTCGTGGAGCAAGATTGAAAAACACCAAAGAAATTTTTG GTGTTGCAGTGTATACAGGAATGGAGACGAAGATGGCATTAAATTACAAGAGTAAATCACAGAAACGATCAGCAGTAGAAAA GTCTATGAATTCCTTTTTGATTATCTATCTAATAATCCTCCTCTTTGAAGCAATCTTGAGTACAATATTGAAATATGCCTGGCAGTCTGAAGAAAAGTGGCATGAGCCTTGGTATAACCAGCAAACTGATCATGAAAGAAACAGCAGCAAG ATTCTGAGATTTATTTCAGATTTCCTTGCTTTCCTGGTCCTTTACAACTTCATTATTCCCATTTCACTGTACGTGACTGTTGAGATGCAGAAATTTCTAGGATCTTTTTTTATTGGTTGGGATCTTGACCTCTATCATGAAGAAACAAATGAGAAGGCCCAAGTGAATACTTCAGATCTCAATGAAGAGCTGGGACAG GTGGAGTATGTGTTTACAGATAAAACTGGTACATTAACTGAAAATGTGATGCAGTTTCGGGAATGTTCCATTAATGGTATAAAGTACCAAGAGATCAATGGCAAACTGGTTCCGGAAGGGCTGATTGAGGATTTTCCAGATGGAATACAGCCTAGACTG acgGAAGAGGAAGAAATCTTCCTGAAAGCTGTTTGCCTCTGTCACACAGTGCAGATTAATAATGACCAAACTGACGGCATTTGTGATAGTCCTTGGCGTAGCAATGGCATATCCTCTCAGCTGGAGTACTATGCCTCCTCCCCAGATGAAAAGGCTTTAGTCGAAGCTGCCCGCAG GGTTGGTGTTGTGTTTACTGGAGCAAGTGCAGAAAGTATGGAGCTTAAAAGCTGTGGAAAGCCAGAAAG GTACAAATTACTACATGTTTTGGCGTTTGATGCAAATCGCAGAAGGATGAGCGTAATTGTAGAAAGCCCATCAG GTGAGAAGCTCTTATTCACCAAAGGTGCAGAATCCGTTATTCTTCCTCGCAGTACAAGTGGAGAGGTAGAAAAAACCAGAATTCATGTGGATGAATTTGCTTTG AAAGGATTAAGAACTCTGTGTGTAGCTTACAGAAAATTCACCGCTAAGGAGTATCAGGAAGTTGAAAAACGCCTTTTTGAGGCAAAAACCGCTTTACAACAGCGGGAAGAGCGATTGTCAGAGGTGTATAACTTTATAGAAAATGACCTGGAACTACTTGGAGCTACAGGAGTGGAAGACAA ACTCCAAGACAAAGTCCAAGAAACCATAGAAGCGCTCCGACTGGCAGGAATTAAAGTGTGGGTGCTCACTGGTGACAAGCATGAAACCGCTGTCAATGTCAGTTTATCTTGCGGACACTTCCATAGAACCATGAACATCCTGGAACTTGTGCAGCACAAATCAGACAGTACGTGTGCAGAGCAGCTGAGGCAGCTAGCCAGAAG AATAGAGGAGGACCATGTAATCCAGCATGGGCTGGTGGTGGACGGGACCAGCCTCTCCCTCGCACTCAGGCAGCATGAGAAGCTCTTCATGGAAGTCTGCAGAAATTGCTCTGCCGTCCTGTGCTGTCGCATGGCGCCTCTGCAGAAAGCAAAG GTTGTGCGGCTGTTGAAAACCTCTCCAGAGAAGCCTATCACGTTAGCTATAGGAGATGGAGCTAATGATGTGAGCATGATACAGGAAGCTCATGTTGGGATAG GTATTATGGGTAAAGAAGGAAGACAAGCTGTAAGAAACAGTGACTATGCAATTGCAAGATTTAAATTTCTTTCCAAATTACTTTTGGTCCACGGCCACCTTTATTATATTAGAATAGCAACCCTTGTACAGTACTTTTTTTACAAG aatgtgtgctttattaCACCACAGTTTTTATATCAATTCTTTTGCTTGTTTTCACAACAA ACTCTGTATGACAGTGTGTACCTGACTTTGTACAACATTTGTTTCACCTCCCTGCCAGTCCTCATGTACAGTCTTTTTGAGCAGCACGTGCATCCCCATGTATTACACAGCAAGCCAACGCTGTATCG AGACATCAGTAAAAATGCCCACTTGGGCTTTAAGCCTTTCCTTTACTGGACCTTCCTGGGATTTGTCcatgcttttgttttcttctttggctCATATATTCTGATGGGAGAAGACACTTCATTGCTGGGAAATGGCCAG ATATTGAAATCTAACAGGCAAATG ATGTTTGGAAACTGGACATTTGGTACTCTGGTCTTCACGATTATGGTTATAACAGTGACAATGAAG ATGGCTTTAGAGACTCATTTCTGGACCTGGATAAACCATTTTGTTACCTGGGGTTCCATTGTGTTTTACTTTGTATTCTCCTTGTTCTATGGGGGAATTAtctg GCCATTTTTGCACACCCAAGACATGTACTTCGTATTTGTCCAGTTGCTTTCCAGCGGCTCTGCTTGGTTTGCCATAATCATCATAGTTGTCACTTGTTTGTTTTTCGATATTGTGAAAAAAGTACTGTACCGACACCTGCAGCCCACAAGTACAGAAAAAGCCCAG ATGTACTCCAGCAGAGTTGCTTTAAGCGAGGAATGCATCGCACTGCAGCCATTGTCCAGGGCTCCGAGTCAGCTGAGCAAAATTAG
- the ATP11B gene encoding probable phospholipid-transporting ATPase IF isoform X6, with protein MLRWIRQQLGFDPPHQSDNRTIYIANRFPQHGHYVPQKFAENRIISSKYTVWNFVPKNLFEQFRRIANFYFLIIFLVQLMIDTPTSPITSGLPLFFVITVTAIKQGYEDWLRHKADNEVNGAPVYVVRSGGLVKTRSKNIRVGDIVRVAKDETFPVDLVLLSSDRADGSCYVTTASLDGETNLKTHVAVPETAVLQSVANLDKLVAVIECQQPEADLYRFVGRITISEQIEEIVRPLGPESLLLRGARLKNTKEIFGVAVYTGMETKMALNYKSKSQKRSAVEKSMNSFLIIYLIILLFEAILSTILKYAWQSEEKWHEPWYNQQTDHERNSSKILRFISDFLAFLVLYNFIIPISLYVTVEMQKFLGSFFIGWDLDLYHEETNEKAQVNTSDLNEELGQVEYVFTDKTGTLTENVMQFRECSINGIKYQEINGKLVPEGLIEDFPDGIQPRLTEEEEIFLKAVCLCHTVQINNDQTDGICDSPWRSNGISSQLEYYASSPDEKALVEAARRVGVVFTGASAESMELKSCGKPERYKLLHVLAFDANRRRMSVIVESPSGEKLLFTKGAESVILPRSTSGEVEKTRIHVDEFALKGLRTLCVAYRKFTAKEYQEVEKRLFEAKTALQQREERLSEVYNFIENDLELLGATGVEDKLQDKVQETIEALRLAGIKVWVLTGDKHETAVNVSLSCGHFHRTMNILELVQHKSDSTCAEQLRQLARRIEEDHVIQHGLVVDGTSLSLALRQHEKLFMEVCRNCSAVLCCRMAPLQKAKVVRLLKTSPEKPITLAIGDGANDVSMIQEAHVGIGIMGKEGRQAVRNSDYAIARFKFLSKLLLVHGHLYYIRIATLVQYFFYKNVCFITPQFLYQFFCLFSQQTLYDSVYLTLYNICFTSLPVLMYSLFEQHVHPHVLHSKPTLYRDISKNAHLGFKPFLYWTFLGFVHAFVFFFGSYILMGEDTSLLGNGQILKSNRQMMFGNWTFGTLVFTIMVITVTMKMALETHFWTWINHFVTWGSIVFYFVFSLFYGGIIWPFLHTQDMYFVFVQLLSSGSAWFAIIIIVVTCLFFDIVKKVLYRHLQPTSTEKAQMYSSRVALSEECIALQPLSRAPSQLSKIRWKKKGVHSPQHVILLKAGTEGRTAGNC; from the exons CTTATGATAGATACACCTACAAGTCCAATAACCAGTGGATTGCCATTGTTTTTTGTAATAACTGTGACTGCCATAAAGCAG GGCTATGAAGATTGGTTACGCCATAAAGCAGACAATGAAGTGAATGGAGCTCCAGTGTATGTTGTTCGTAGTGGTGGCCTTGTAAAAACAAGATCAAAGAACATTCGG GTGGGAGATATTGTCAGAGTAGCCAAAGATGAAACTTTCCCTGTTGATCTCGTACTTCTGTCATCTGACAGAGCAGATGGCTCTTGCTACGTTACTACTGCAAGCTTGGATGGAGAAACTAATCTTAAG acACATGTTGCAGTCCCCGAAACAGCAGTATTGCAGTCAGTTGCCAATCTGGACAAACTTGTAGCTGTTATAGAATGTCAGCAACCAGAAGCAGATCTATACag ATTCGTTGGACGAATAACAATAAGTGAACAAATTGAGGAAATAGTACG ACCTCTTGGACCCGAAAGTCTGTTACTTCGTGGAGCAAGATTGAAAAACACCAAAGAAATTTTTG GTGTTGCAGTGTATACAGGAATGGAGACGAAGATGGCATTAAATTACAAGAGTAAATCACAGAAACGATCAGCAGTAGAAAA GTCTATGAATTCCTTTTTGATTATCTATCTAATAATCCTCCTCTTTGAAGCAATCTTGAGTACAATATTGAAATATGCCTGGCAGTCTGAAGAAAAGTGGCATGAGCCTTGGTATAACCAGCAAACTGATCATGAAAGAAACAGCAGCAAG ATTCTGAGATTTATTTCAGATTTCCTTGCTTTCCTGGTCCTTTACAACTTCATTATTCCCATTTCACTGTACGTGACTGTTGAGATGCAGAAATTTCTAGGATCTTTTTTTATTGGTTGGGATCTTGACCTCTATCATGAAGAAACAAATGAGAAGGCCCAAGTGAATACTTCAGATCTCAATGAAGAGCTGGGACAG GTGGAGTATGTGTTTACAGATAAAACTGGTACATTAACTGAAAATGTGATGCAGTTTCGGGAATGTTCCATTAATGGTATAAAGTACCAAGAGATCAATGGCAAACTGGTTCCGGAAGGGCTGATTGAGGATTTTCCAGATGGAATACAGCCTAGACTG acgGAAGAGGAAGAAATCTTCCTGAAAGCTGTTTGCCTCTGTCACACAGTGCAGATTAATAATGACCAAACTGACGGCATTTGTGATAGTCCTTGGCGTAGCAATGGCATATCCTCTCAGCTGGAGTACTATGCCTCCTCCCCAGATGAAAAGGCTTTAGTCGAAGCTGCCCGCAG GGTTGGTGTTGTGTTTACTGGAGCAAGTGCAGAAAGTATGGAGCTTAAAAGCTGTGGAAAGCCAGAAAG GTACAAATTACTACATGTTTTGGCGTTTGATGCAAATCGCAGAAGGATGAGCGTAATTGTAGAAAGCCCATCAG GTGAGAAGCTCTTATTCACCAAAGGTGCAGAATCCGTTATTCTTCCTCGCAGTACAAGTGGAGAGGTAGAAAAAACCAGAATTCATGTGGATGAATTTGCTTTG AAAGGATTAAGAACTCTGTGTGTAGCTTACAGAAAATTCACCGCTAAGGAGTATCAGGAAGTTGAAAAACGCCTTTTTGAGGCAAAAACCGCTTTACAACAGCGGGAAGAGCGATTGTCAGAGGTGTATAACTTTATAGAAAATGACCTGGAACTACTTGGAGCTACAGGAGTGGAAGACAA ACTCCAAGACAAAGTCCAAGAAACCATAGAAGCGCTCCGACTGGCAGGAATTAAAGTGTGGGTGCTCACTGGTGACAAGCATGAAACCGCTGTCAATGTCAGTTTATCTTGCGGACACTTCCATAGAACCATGAACATCCTGGAACTTGTGCAGCACAAATCAGACAGTACGTGTGCAGAGCAGCTGAGGCAGCTAGCCAGAAG AATAGAGGAGGACCATGTAATCCAGCATGGGCTGGTGGTGGACGGGACCAGCCTCTCCCTCGCACTCAGGCAGCATGAGAAGCTCTTCATGGAAGTCTGCAGAAATTGCTCTGCCGTCCTGTGCTGTCGCATGGCGCCTCTGCAGAAAGCAAAG GTTGTGCGGCTGTTGAAAACCTCTCCAGAGAAGCCTATCACGTTAGCTATAGGAGATGGAGCTAATGATGTGAGCATGATACAGGAAGCTCATGTTGGGATAG GTATTATGGGTAAAGAAGGAAGACAAGCTGTAAGAAACAGTGACTATGCAATTGCAAGATTTAAATTTCTTTCCAAATTACTTTTGGTCCACGGCCACCTTTATTATATTAGAATAGCAACCCTTGTACAGTACTTTTTTTACAAG aatgtgtgctttattaCACCACAGTTTTTATATCAATTCTTTTGCTTGTTTTCACAACAA ACTCTGTATGACAGTGTGTACCTGACTTTGTACAACATTTGTTTCACCTCCCTGCCAGTCCTCATGTACAGTCTTTTTGAGCAGCACGTGCATCCCCATGTATTACACAGCAAGCCAACGCTGTATCG AGACATCAGTAAAAATGCCCACTTGGGCTTTAAGCCTTTCCTTTACTGGACCTTCCTGGGATTTGTCcatgcttttgttttcttctttggctCATATATTCTGATGGGAGAAGACACTTCATTGCTGGGAAATGGCCAG ATATTGAAATCTAACAGGCAAATG ATGTTTGGAAACTGGACATTTGGTACTCTGGTCTTCACGATTATGGTTATAACAGTGACAATGAAG ATGGCTTTAGAGACTCATTTCTGGACCTGGATAAACCATTTTGTTACCTGGGGTTCCATTGTGTTTTACTTTGTATTCTCCTTGTTCTATGGGGGAATTAtctg GCCATTTTTGCACACCCAAGACATGTACTTCGTATTTGTCCAGTTGCTTTCCAGCGGCTCTGCTTGGTTTGCCATAATCATCATAGTTGTCACTTGTTTGTTTTTCGATATTGTGAAAAAAGTACTGTACCGACACCTGCAGCCCACAAGTACAGAAAAAGCCCAG ATGTACTCCAGCAGAGTTGCTTTAAGCGAGGAATGCATCGCACTGCAGCCATTGTCCAGGGCTCCGAGTCAGCTGAGCAAAATTAG